The genomic stretch GTCAACAGAGATCATACGATCCTGTGCTTCCTCATCCATTTCAGACTCAAAATCCTTCCCGAGGGGACTTAAAAAGCAGTATACAGCAGCAACCGCTGGCGCTCCAATTGAAAAAACGAGGCAGAGACCAACTCCAATGAGTGGTCGTTCTGACCTGTTGTAACCCCAGTTAAGGCCACACAAGGCATACTGGGCAAAACAGTTCAAATGGAGTAGAACCAGGACAACCATCATGTGGCCCCATTCATTCGGTTTGTAAGTGCCATTCTTGCAGTAAACCTCTCTGAGTCTACAAATGTCATCTTGTCTCCATCTACATAAAAGCACAAGGTGATGGAATCGCTTTGGGTGTAGGTAAAGGCACATAAGAACAAAGAGggcattgatgatttgattaCTGACTTCGAACCAGGCATCTCTTTGGGATGTATTCAGTAGGACATGGTTCAACATTCCTGTCATAACAAGGAACATGATTGCACCCGAAACAGCAACACCAATAATCCAAATGAGTATGGCAATGTTCATTGGGTTTCTGATCCATTTTTTGCCAACTTTCCAGAGAGAAACCCAATCAATTTTCCCAGCTAAGATCAAATTAAAATATTCCTGGAACCCATGTTCTGTCGAAGAATGAACTGAACGTGAACGTGAAATTTCATCTCTTCCCCCAGCAAGTTGCAGGATTCTGGCTGATGGAGATGCACAAGTAGATGAAGCAAATTTCAGGAATCCGGGCCTACTAGGAACATCTGTAAAGAAATCCAAAGCATCTTTTTCAGACTCTTCATGGCCGAACAATCCCTTTAGAGAGGTAGAAACGTGAAGGGAAACACAAGGCTTGATTTTATTTGGTATAGCACCAGgccctaaatcttccccatcttccTCTATGCCTCCTCCATCACCAGTTGAAACCATTCTCTGGTCAAGGTTGAACCTTCTCAAGGTCCTTGGTCATAGAACACCCTAGCTTCAAATTGCAAAAGGTCTAGGTTAGGATGTCAATCACACCAAAAAAACTGGGAAATAAATTGAACTCTATTTATCATTTTGCTTAGACAAAAATCCCTAAATTCTCGATTAGTGCCAGAGTTCCCAACACACATTCCAATCTATAATACACAGGTCAATATTTTAACAGctaaaaattgaatcaaaatttaaagaagagaagcaagaaGTTAGTGCCCAATAAAACAACCCTTAAGTTTCTGAGTTCTGATAAGCCCAAATGTGGGTGAAAAATCAGTTAACTTCAGCCAATTTAGACTGACAATATGATCAAAACCCATAAAGGCACATGGAATATACTCTCAATAATGTCGAACTTGAGCTTTCCTTCAAATATACTTATATTGAACTTGAGCTTTGTAGCTACTACAGAAAGTAAGacaacttcctttcttattttcttctgaGAATGGGTAGTACTTATATTAACTTTCTGAGGAAATTTGATCAAACTTCATTAAGCTGGAACAAAAGGAATTCAGATTGTCCCGTAAACATATAATAAATTGGtattaaggaaagaaaaagatgaaaaatctcATACTTGTTTCAATTCAAGTTATGATATAAACTGACAGAGCAGAAGACTACCACACAAGCAATACAAATCAACCAATTATGAAAAGATTGACAAAATGACATTATTTTCAAATGGCAGCTCTTGAAATCGTTTCAGTTCATAATCCGACAAAGACCCACCAGCATAGGAACTCTAAGACAACCACAGAATCTAAGAATTTGAATATAGCATGGATTCGGATTCAAGAACTAGAAATACAATGCTTGCTTTAACTGTAAttttaaccaaaaataaatatgtaGAGAGTTCAACAAGAACAGAATTTACAAAAATCCAGGTAAAGCTGTGAAAAGTATTTTCAATACCCATACTCATCCCATCTGAAACTTAATCACTACCCATCACACCAACAAGGATTCAAGTTTACAACACACAGAAATGAAGTTTTCTAATCGACCCAGAAACCAAAAACCATCTGAAACTTAATCAGTGCCCATCACAACAAGAAGGAATCTAGTTTACAACACAGAGAAATGAAGTTTTCTAATCGACCCAGAAACCAAAAACCATCAGAAACTTGATCAGTACCCATCACACCAACAAGAAATCTAGTTCGCAACACAAAGCAATGAAGTTTTCTAATCGACCCAGAAACCAGATTCCATCTGAAACTTAATCAGTGCCCATCACAACAAGAAGGAATCTAGTTTACAATACAGAGAAATGAAGTTTTCTAATCGACCCAGAAACCAAAAACCATCAGAAACTTGATCAGTACCCATCACACCAACAACAAATCTAGTTCACAACACAGAGAAATGAAGTTTTCTAGTCGACCCAGAAACCAAAAACCACCTGAACCTTAATCAGTGCCCATCACAACAAGAAGGAATCTATTTTACAACACAGAGAAATGAAGTTTTCTAACCGACCCAGAATCGACCCAGAAACCAAGTTCCATCTGAAACTTTATCAGTACCCATCACACCAACAAGGAATCTAGTTTACAACACAGAGAAATGAAGTTTTCTAACCTACCCAGAAACCAAAAAACCTGAAATTCAAAACACACAACCAGAGTTAGATGATTAAGTGGTTGAAACATACCACCAGCTTAACCGATTGGTGGAGAACACGATGCGATCTTGAGCAAACAGAGACTCCATGTGATTGAATATGTAGGAGTAATCACTTAGAGATGCATAGATTCGGTCTTCCATACCTTCTTCACGGCTTCAATTACAAGAGTGAGCGATTCCACGAGGAAAGAcggaataaaatcaaataataatattaataagaAGAAGCTAACTTGCCTAAAGAAGATACGTCCATGCTTTGGGAAGCAAAGCTCTAGAAGAAACTGTTGCAGTTGCTTTCGGATTTAAGCTTCAAATTGAAACTTTGAAGACTTGTGAAGAAGGACTGGAAGGTAATTAACGAAAAACTTTTTGAACGCCCGTATAACCCTATCTGTTCAATCACCACAAAGAAAAAGCATCTTAAGGGCCCATTTTGACCGGAAACCTACTGCGCAGGTGCACCTGTGACTGTGTGTGGAGCGACCCATCGGTGGAAGTGTGGCCGTCTACCGTTGGGCCAACTTTGGAGCTGGCGTTAACTTGAGCCAGGTGGTGCAATAAACTATAggctttcctttcttttctgttttttttaatGGTGAGTTATAAGCATCTCTTCCTGTAGTGGGACAGTGATTATTGTTTAAGgagatattttcttttatttcttaaataTGAACATTCTTTCTGTCGAAGGTCAAACGACATGACTCACAACTAGCAAACCGCACGGCCAATGTGTACTGGtgttcaaacaaaaaaataaatatataaataaataaaacaaaacaaaattttctgaGTGAAACACCGGGGTCAATTACCCCGGGCAGGTAACCGTAATCCAGAGGAGAGAAACGGGTCACTCTTTGCTTGCCCAGCTTATGTTTGATGTACAAAATGGAACTCTTAATCCCAATTTCCTCGAGAAACTCTTCCCTACGCATGAAATAATAtctaaataaatgaattttacATCTTTGTCTCAACTTCTTTGACAAAAATAGCTTTGTTACAATGGCTAACCAGCCCTTATTTCGTAGTTGTAAGCGAAAAACAATCTTTATAGGGTTTGACAGCGCCTCGACTTATGGATACAAAGACTAAAGAGAGAGCGACCATTCTCAGTGAGGTCATTTATGGAAAAGTCTGACTCCCAACTCTTGCTATTGGGCAGGGCAAGAGTCCGTACTTATAGCATGAATTCTTGCGTGAGATATCCAGTTGGGCTATTTGATAATGTATGACACATGGAAATGCTCCTAATCCCAGCTCGGCTTTGTGCTTGGGGGCAAGACCTCTTTGGAATGAAATTCCAGACTTTGAAATGCTTTTCAGGGGATACGGCCCTATGTCCCACCCAAAACACacatgcccaaaaaaaaaaaaaaaaaaaaaatgagtgacACAATGATCTGTACTCTGAAACCATTGGGGCTTGCAAATCGTGGGTTCAATCTGGGTCAATTTGGTCCTAATCCCATGAGCCTAGAGCAAAACCGGTCCATTATCTAATTGGTCTCATGCCTTGGGACCAAGACCTTTCAATTAAGGGTGTAAAATGGTgtggtttttgttttaaatggTACGATCCGATTCAATTCAGTTCATAGTATCAAAGGGAGCAACCAAAATGAGTCATTTATTAAATTGGCTATATGGTTTTTAATGGTTTAATAAAATGTCACACAAAAacggataggattcctctccatagagcccatggacccATAGAGTGATCTCATAGCTAGGGTGACATCGAGACGTGTGCCCAGGTCTTCCCAGCCgtgggatcactctatggtccttgggctctatggagaggattcGGGTCCCACAAAAGCCTATtacctaaaaaatatatatagcaaCCATTTAATATAAACATATGCTCATATGAAAAGGAATAGATATTTATTTAATgggcaagaatttttttttagaatttaatGAGCAAGAGATCGTTGCCTGATTGCATGGCCTTTGCACTAGCACAAGAGCTAATGAAAGAGCGCGCAAGGACATCAACATTAATGGAATATTTTATTTCACTCGGATTAAAGTGGTAATTTCATGTGTCCCTATGTCTGGGTCCAAGGGTCACATACTCAAATAGTTGGCGAGAACCCAATCACATAGCGTAAGGAATCGGATTGGGATCTTTTGTGTTCGAAATTTCGTTgtacaaaaattaattaattgagAACGAAATAGATTAGCTTAGAACCGCAATCGAATTTCCTCTTTTAGATAATAGTTTTTCTACACTTGAACAACCTTAGGGATCAAATTCTTTCAACACTTTGAAACTACCATCCACGTTTTATTGGAGAAAAATAATACACTATTAAAGTCAACAGTTTCATGAaccctagttttctctttcacaCAAACTCACTcacaaaaaagagaagagatggagaaagaaaacgtggaagaggagagaggaggttCCAAAAAGCTATGGCTCTCTCTCCCTTGTCTCTTATATTATAAAACCCCTTTTAGGATTCATCTTTtagtcaaatctttgtttcctaaatAAATATCAAATGTTAGTGGTAAAAAACagttttcaaaattgaataactACTTTGTTTCTAAAATGACAAATTATAGAATCTAAAGGGATTgttatcttttatattattggtgacaatataatcaaattatattgTATCCACTaccctaaataaaaaataattaatgatttaatattctcaaatattttattgtaatattaactctttaatttgcaTGTAAGACCTTTCACTTTTCTAATATCTTATAATGACCTGTAAGGCATGTAGTTTAATATTGCCTAACCCCAATTCATTGTACATGTCGGTTTCAGAGTTTCTTTGAACATGATTGGATGtcgaaaaaatattttaaataaaatattatttttcacaTTAGAATATAACTTTGTAAACATTTTACAAAATCAACTGGTATTAGATTTCTATTTGATCAAGCACAGACATTCTCACTCAATATTCCCTAATTAAAGGCAGTGGATTCCATGTTAACAATATTTTTCATTAACAAGTAAGACAATGTGTCCAACATATCGATATATTGTCTGTTAGACGTCAACCATGGGTTTACCAAAACATGTGATACAACACTATAACGAATAGAATCTCTCAGGTCTAAGGTCAAGTGACGGTACGAATCTCATCTTCACACAACCAACAATAATACATGTGTGATTCTTACCAGATTCTTTTTTATACATGCATAATATGTGTACTTTTACATTTATGTACTGAAAATCACATCCCTGGTAACATATAATGTAACGACCATATAAATAAGAAGTCCAGTCTTATCTATAATCGAAAACAATTTTAGGTGAAAAACCATAGAACAACTTACAAGCTCAATAAATAAAtctcatgcataattgaaaaaaaaaaaaaaacttgttagCAAATTGGGTTTGTTAGACATACATGTCCAATAGTCTCCCACTTGTACATCAAATCTAATCTCCCACATGCTTTACACCCATAGATTTCACATGTTTCAAAAACACATTAGGTGTAAAGCCTTTAATAATGAGATCCGACGCATTGTCAACTGAGTCAACCTTCATGACAGCTAATTCACCTTGACTAATAGTCTCCCTTATCAAGTGATATTTTCACTACATATGCTTGTTCCTCTGATGAGCCTTAGGCTCTTTTATTTGAGCTATTGGCCACATGTTGTTACGATACAACGGAATGAGATCCTTAACAAGTTTGGGGGCAACTTCGAGACACTCAAGAATTTCTTCAACCAAACTATTTTTTGTTGCTTCACTAGTTGCTATGTATTCAGCCTCAATGGTAGAATCAACTATAGACTTTTTGTTTTGCACTGCTCCAAATAATACCTCCACCACCTATCATGAAAATCATCCTGAGTGAATTTTTTATCATCTTTGTTGGTCTAAAAATCAGAATCGTTGTACATCATGACTGACAACTGATTTGACCCATAAACCAAGAAGTGATCATTTGTATTTCTTAAATACTCATGGATATTCTTAGCAGAAATTCAATACTCACATTCAGGGTTAGAATGATACCAACTCACAATTTCTACAAAATAGCAAATGTCTGGCCTAGTACACaatatagcatacatgagactttCAACTACCAAAGCATTGAGAATTCTCTTCATCTCCTCAATATCCTTTTGAGACTATGGCATTAGGATTTAAAGAGGCATACTCCATATCGACAAGGAACGTTTTCTCTCTTGAAGTTCTCTATATTAAATTTGTCCAATACTTTATCTATATATGTGGATAGTGATAAGCCTAACATCCTTCTTTTATAATCCCTCACAAATTTAATCCTAAGGATGTAACTAACTTCCCCTAAGTCTTTTATAGACAATGTAGTGAACAACCACTTCTTCACCGTTGAAAGCAAACCCACATCATTTTTTATAAGTAATATGTCATTCACATGCAATAATACGAAACAAACTGCAATCCCAATGAATTTCTTGTAAATGCAGGACTCATCCATGTTTTGTTCTAAGCCAAACATTTTAGCTGTTTGATCAAAACGGATGTTTCAACTTCTAGAAGGCTGTTTGAGATCATAAATGGATCTCTGTAAATTATACTTTGTTTCATCAACATTTGACGAGAATCCGTTTGTCTTATGCATGTAGATTTATTCATCAGGAAATCCATTGAGAAACGCAGTTTGCACATCCATCTGTCAGGTTTCATAATCAAAGTGTGATGCGCTTGCTAACAAAATCTTAATTGATTTTATCATCCCTACTGAAGAAAATGTCACTTCATAATCTATACCCTCTTGTCGAGTATAAACTTTAGCTACAAATCTTGATTTGAAACTTtgaacaatgtcatccacatctctctccctcttaaaAATCCACTTACATCATTGGGCTTGATGTCTTGTGTTGGATTTACATGAGTCAAGATTTAGTTTGAGTGCATTGAATCGATTTCATTGTACACTTCCAGTCAATTATTCTCATCAATATCTTTGAGCGCCTCTGAATAAGTATACGAATCATCATCCGTTTTATTGGAGATCATGTGGAATGCTCTCCCAGTCTTATCTTCTTCAATAAAAAGAGTGAAACATTTGGGTGGCTTGATAGACCTCCCGATATGTCAAGGCTCTTGATTATTAGCAGGTATGAGTTTTATTTCAACTGGTTCGAGTACAGGTGCATATGGCACAACCACATAAGACTTTTCTTCTATAAACATAGGTTTAATTCTTTTGGAACTAAGGTCTTCCTCAATAAAAGTAACATGTTTATTTATGATGCATTTTTTGTCTGTGGGGTTATACGAGTAATAACCAATCGTACCCTTAGGGTATCCCAAGAAATAATATCTAGAAATGTGAGGTTTCAACTTATTTATCTGTTGCTTGCATATATGCACATGataactccaaaccctaaaatgattTAGGCTAGACTTGCCCCCATATTACAACCTAAATGAGGTTTTAGGTACAGACTTAGATAGGACCCTATTCAGAAtataatcaaaattttcataacAAAACCTTAAAAAGATAAAGGCAACTTATTAAAAGTAGGCATAGTCATGACTATGTCTAAGAAGTTCATGTTGCATCTCTCAgataccattttgttgtggCATACTGAGATTTGTTTATTATGAGATATCCTTTGAACTCATATGACAAGTATTCTCCTCCTCGATCTGATCGAAGGAACTTAATGTATTTATCTAATTGTCTTTCAACTTTTGCTTGAAACTCTTTGAACTTTTTAAAGGTTTTAGACTTTTTACACATTTAGTAGATATAGTTATACATATAATAATTGTCAGTGAGCATAACAAAGTATTCAAAATCATATCTAGTCTAATGTTCATAGATCCACAGACATCAGTATGTATAAATTCCAACAAACCATTGGCTCTCTTATTTTCATTGCTTAAGGGCTTCTTGGTCATCTTAACTTGTAGGTATGATTCATAAGTTGGATAAAGTTTGACCTTTAGACTTTCTAGTGGTCCATCCATAACCAATATTTTAATCATTTCTAAATAAACATTATCTACCCTGAGATGTCATAGGTATGTAGAACTCCTAGAGCTCTTTTATGTTTCAAATCAATATTTGACACCACATTTGTTTTCACAAGGGAATCCAAAAAATACAAATCACTTTGCATATATCcagaaataataaatttattatttaaacAAATGGTGAGAAtagtattaaagaaaaaaaacgtAAACATATTTAACTAacttagagatagaaataatgttcatttaaaaaagaaaaagaaaaatgataacaaacttttaataatataatactataatcaaattttaaattaaaatctccAATAGCCATCACCATGACTTCAGCTCCTTCATTCTTAACAAGTCTTGTCATTTTAAACCCCTATATGTATTACAGATGTAGACAACAGATCCAGTATCCACCAACCATAAGTTGGATTGTTCCATAGACAAGCTTGCTTATAAACGACAATAGTAgtaaaattacttttttttacaattttatctGATTTCTTTGTCAAAATAGATATGGTTCTTCTTTCAATGGTCAtcttttttgcaaaaaaaaaggaccattgggttcttctttctttttctatatcTTCTACACTTCCCTTTAAAAGTCTTACTCCTAttagccttcttcttctttcttttgaactTTCTTTGTCTCTTCTAACATATTACCTAGCTCAGTCAATTCAACATCTAATTTATTAATGTTGAAATTATAGATAAACGAGCTATAGATTGAGGGGAGAGAGTTCAAATCATATTCCTCTTTTACTTAAGAGTGAAGGAATTATCCAAGGATTCCAGGTTCTCAAATTGATTTCGTATCTTCATCACATGGTTGATTATTGGAGTCCCTGTTGTCATCTTGATATAATGAATAAGACCAACGAACTCATGATGGTCATGCACGTCAGTCTGACTGTAAAGCTCCTTGAGTTTATCCATCATACTCTTATGCCTTTAGAATCAATGATTGATTTATCAACCAATTCAAGAATGTATAGCATGGCCTTAGAATCCCTCGAGTGGAATAACTCGTAGGCCTTATGTTGATCATATGCTTTTTGGGAGCCTCCTCCTCAAGAACTGCAAGCAGATGTTCTACCGTTAGGAGTAACATAGATATTCTGATGCTAGTCAACATAATTAGATCCTTTTGGTTTATATCCATCGATTAGAGTCAATAAGGTAGAGTTGATAGTGATCGACGTCACATAAAAATCTACATATGTATAAGATATAATCATTCAATTCCTGTAGAAGAAACATAGATAATGATTTTCATACAATTAAGATTTCCTCATATCTTGAAATGTGAATTGGAAAAAACAAATCATTACACTTATAACTAAGCCTATCGAGAGTTATTGCACATACAATGCATGATTGGGTGGGTTGTATTGTCCCCCTTCATGGCTTTCAATATTATTGATCACCTGAGTGTTATGTCCATATCTTATCGGCTAACACATAGATGCCACTCATTTGAAGTCTCTGCCAACATTGACACCTCAGGCTCCGGTGGTGAGAAGAAACAATAGAATCAAGAAGACAAGGGTGGTCTACAATCAGCTCGACTATCAGGAAAGAGTGGTC from Macadamia integrifolia cultivar HAES 741 chromosome 14, SCU_Mint_v3, whole genome shotgun sequence encodes the following:
- the LOC122062079 gene encoding uncharacterized protein LOC122062079; amino-acid sequence: MVSTGDGGGIEEDGEDLGPGAIPNKIKPCVSLHVSTSLKGLFGHEESEKDALDFFTDVPSRPGFLKFASSTCASPSARILQLAGGRDEISRSRSVHSSTEHGFQEYFNLILAGKIDWVSLWKVGKKWIRNPMNIAILIWIIGVAVSGAIMFLVMTGMLNHVLLNTSQRDAWFEVSNQIINALFVLMCLYLHPKRFHHLVLLCRWRQDDICRLREVYCKNGTYKPNEWGHMMVVLVLLHLNCFAQYALCGLNWGYNRSERPLIGVGLCLVFSIGAPAVAAVYCFLSPLGKDFESEMDEEAQDRMISVDTDRSNHLRVMSFEEDRHEQRVVNRPEWRGGLLDYWDDISLSYLTFFCSFCVFGWNMKRLGFGNMYVHIATFFLFCTSPFWVFNLAAINIDSEAVKEALGITGILLCVFGLLYGGFWRIEMRKKFNLPANDFCCRNPSLTDFAAWLFCFSCALAQEVRTVDFYDIVGDKFYRKQMGESSERVLSPLPREDGSFHLQSSPSPRLWNGLSASMLKMLNSPSPSRVFKGYYDLERQLPMVEEESVPRSKDKTMTPPCPSVMGREDIQS